Proteins from a single region of Desulfobacter postgatei 2ac9:
- a CDS encoding HpcH/HpaI aldolase/citrate lyase family protein has translation MNKPCRTLLSVPGNKTKMHAKAAASNVDVIMLDLEDSVPADEKEVARKTVIDSLRSLDFNEKCVALRINSLDTPFAYKDLIQVAEAAGDRLQTVVVPKVNHEADIHFASRLLDGIEMALGQTRQIRIQACIETAQGLSRINEIASADARLSSLSFGIADYQASIGAALVSLSGHGENEEQVYPGHRWHFQLSRMVMAAKANGLMALDAPFGNFKDDDGLKKSTALAKALGCDGKWVIHPDQIDTVNQVFTPAAEEIRRARRILDAADDRSRGAVAVDGRMVDQATIRIARRVWDQAVFLGKV, from the coding sequence ATGAATAAACCCTGCCGAACGTTGCTTTCCGTACCCGGAAACAAGACCAAAATGCATGCCAAGGCTGCGGCTTCCAATGTTGATGTCATCATGCTGGACTTGGAAGACAGCGTGCCGGCCGATGAAAAAGAAGTCGCCCGTAAAACGGTTATTGATTCGCTTCGTTCTTTGGATTTTAACGAAAAATGCGTCGCCCTTCGCATAAACAGCCTGGACACGCCTTTTGCCTATAAAGATTTGATCCAGGTCGCCGAAGCCGCCGGTGATCGTCTCCAAACCGTTGTGGTGCCCAAGGTAAATCATGAGGCGGATATCCATTTTGCGAGCCGCTTATTGGACGGCATTGAAATGGCATTGGGACAAACAAGGCAGATCCGGATCCAGGCCTGTATCGAGACCGCCCAGGGACTTTCCCGGATTAACGAAATTGCCTCGGCCGATGCCAGGCTCTCTTCCCTGTCATTCGGCATTGCCGATTATCAGGCCAGCATCGGGGCAGCGCTGGTCTCTTTGTCCGGCCACGGAGAAAACGAGGAGCAGGTTTACCCCGGTCACCGGTGGCATTTTCAACTCAGCCGGATGGTCATGGCTGCCAAGGCCAACGGGCTTATGGCCCTGGATGCCCCCTTTGGAAACTTTAAGGATGACGACGGCCTGAAAAAATCAACCGCCCTGGCCAAGGCCCTTGGGTGTGACGGCAAATGGGTAATCCACCCTGACCAGATTGACACGGTCAACCAGGTGTTTACCCCTGCAGCGGAAGAGATCCGGCGGGCCAGGCGAATTCTGGACGCGGCAGATGATCGGTCCCGGGGCGCCGTGGCTGTGGACGGCCGAATGGTGGACCAGGCCACCATTCGCATTGCCCGCAGAGTTTGGGATCAGGCAGTTTTTCTTGGAAAGGTTTAA
- the lpdA gene encoding dihydrolipoyl dehydrogenase: MRNHEAVVIGAGPGGYEAALQLARAGVKTLVIEQIEARIGGTCLNEGCIPTKNYLRSAQYFSKASFFKENGLDIEVSGLDLKRLKNRTDLLKNELRSGLLWMMKQAGIEFLYGTAHFVDDKTIEVAGEKITFDKCIIATGSQVKDLPLLPIDGKNIISNREIFKLEKLPESIAIIGGGAIGCEFATFFNAFGVDVTLVEYLSQLVPSEDADIAAALMRGFKKQRINVLTSSFVQKAQQKEDGVELHISGQMQDIIMCETVLCATGRIPYTQGLGIENCSVKVNEKGFIEVNESFQTANKSIYAVGDCIETLAYAHTAYAEAKIAVQNIINHSSEVNSHVTPSVVFSNPAIGSYGIKEKEAKEKGFDIEVKKAFFKANPKAKIEGNDSGFAKIIVCANSGVILGSSIIGAGAAEIIHEMVLAVEKKIKMEEFKGIIHAHPTFSEILSSL; encoded by the coding sequence ATGAGAAATCATGAAGCCGTTGTAATCGGGGCAGGTCCGGGCGGTTATGAAGCCGCTTTGCAGCTGGCAAGAGCGGGAGTAAAAACCCTGGTTATAGAGCAGATAGAGGCGCGTATAGGAGGAACCTGCTTAAATGAAGGATGTATCCCGACCAAAAACTATTTAAGAAGTGCACAATATTTTTCAAAAGCCTCTTTTTTTAAAGAAAACGGCTTGGATATTGAAGTAAGCGGTTTGGATCTAAAGCGTCTTAAAAATAGAACAGACCTTTTAAAGAATGAGCTGAGATCTGGTCTCTTATGGATGATGAAACAAGCCGGCATAGAGTTTTTATACGGCACTGCACATTTTGTGGATGATAAAACTATTGAAGTTGCGGGAGAAAAGATCACTTTTGATAAATGCATCATTGCAACAGGTTCACAGGTCAAAGACCTTCCTTTGCTGCCAATAGATGGCAAAAATATCATTTCAAACCGTGAAATATTCAAACTTGAAAAGCTGCCTGAATCTATTGCTATTATAGGAGGGGGTGCCATAGGATGTGAGTTTGCAACGTTTTTTAACGCTTTCGGCGTTGACGTGACGCTGGTCGAGTATCTATCGCAGCTTGTTCCTTCTGAAGATGCGGATATCGCAGCTGCATTGATGCGAGGGTTTAAAAAGCAACGCATTAATGTCCTGACCTCCTCTTTTGTACAAAAGGCGCAGCAAAAAGAAGATGGCGTAGAACTGCATATCAGCGGGCAGATGCAGGATATTATCATGTGTGAAACAGTACTTTGTGCAACAGGAAGAATCCCGTATACCCAAGGGCTCGGTATTGAAAATTGTTCGGTAAAAGTGAATGAGAAAGGATTTATAGAAGTTAATGAGTCATTTCAAACAGCAAATAAAAGTATATATGCCGTCGGCGACTGTATAGAGACGCTTGCGTATGCTCATACGGCATATGCCGAGGCTAAGATCGCCGTGCAAAATATCATAAACCACTCATCTGAAGTCAATAGCCATGTCACCCCCTCTGTTGTCTTTTCCAACCCGGCAATCGGAAGCTATGGAATTAAAGAAAAAGAAGCCAAAGAGAAGGGATTTGATATAGAAGTGAAAAAGGCCTTTTTCAAAGCAAATCCAAAGGCTAAGATAGAGGGTAACGATTCAGGATTTGCCAAGATAATCGTATGTGCAAACAGCGGTGTGATATTAGGCAGCTCGATAATCGGCGCAGGGGCGGCTGAGATAATTCATGAAATGGTGCTTGCGGTTGAAAAAAAGATCAAGATGGAGGAATTTAAAGGGATAATACATGCGCATCCTACCTTTTCGGAAATATTGAGCTCTTTATAA
- a CDS encoding lipoate--protein ligase family protein translates to MKRWRGVETGIAEAGWNMAVDEALLYSFNQNDMPILRLYRWHKALSLGRFSKPHKSLDMEMLQKQKIPFVRRMTGGGIFVHGNELSYSLIMPPAFLKGRGPNQSYGYLCRFLIRFYQKLGCKARFAVDMKLNTARSNICLASNEAYDILIEGRKIGGNAQRYIKQACFQHGSIPLSFDERCFEPLFLENSGLKKAASLMKLGVTKDHQELVKLLIESFCETFDVDVVESTLSMKEAHRAKKLMMHKYARKEWNIDAEQVDEYLIRRRDEKS, encoded by the coding sequence TTGAAAAGATGGCGGGGAGTTGAAACAGGTATAGCAGAAGCTGGCTGGAATATGGCCGTTGATGAGGCGCTGCTGTATAGTTTCAACCAAAACGACATGCCGATATTAAGGCTTTATAGATGGCACAAAGCGCTTAGTCTGGGACGATTCAGCAAGCCGCATAAAAGCCTTGATATGGAGATGCTTCAAAAACAGAAAATTCCTTTTGTGCGCAGAATGACTGGCGGAGGTATATTTGTACACGGAAATGAACTTTCTTATTCGCTTATAATGCCTCCTGCATTTTTAAAAGGCAGAGGTCCAAACCAAAGTTACGGATATCTGTGCAGATTTCTTATTCGTTTTTATCAAAAGCTCGGCTGCAAAGCCAGGTTTGCAGTTGATATGAAATTAAACACCGCAAGGTCAAATATCTGCCTTGCCTCAAATGAGGCTTATGATATTTTGATAGAGGGCAGAAAAATAGGCGGTAACGCCCAGCGCTATATCAAGCAGGCCTGTTTTCAGCACGGAAGCATACCGTTAAGTTTTGATGAAAGGTGTTTTGAGCCTCTTTTTTTGGAAAATTCAGGTTTAAAGAAAGCAGCATCGCTAATGAAGCTTGGCGTCACAAAAGATCACCAAGAGCTTGTAAAGTTGCTGATAGAGTCCTTTTGTGAAACCTTTGACGTGGATGTTGTAGAGAGTACATTAAGCATGAAAGAAGCGCACAGAGCCAAAAAACTTATGATGCACAAATATGCCAGGAAAGAATGGAATATCGATGCAGAGCAAGTGGATGAGTATTTGATAAGGAGAAGAGATGAGAAATCATGA
- a CDS encoding acyl carrier protein, with translation MNKEQIKTSIIQQIRIIAPDLEYDDIPSDENLQNALEIDSYDFLHLLTALYEQLGVQVPEADYGKVDTLNGMTEYFVERIKLN, from the coding sequence ATGAACAAAGAACAGATCAAAACATCCATAATTCAGCAGATACGAATAATCGCTCCCGATCTTGAATATGATGATATCCCATCAGATGAAAATCTGCAAAACGCTTTAGAGATCGATTCGTATGATTTTTTACACCTTCTTACTGCTTTATATGAACAGCTTGGGGTACAGGTTCCCGAAGCGGACTATGGAAAGGTTGATACACTAAACGGTATGACAGAGTACTTTGTCGAGCGGATAAAATTGAATTAA
- a CDS encoding dihydrolipoamide acetyltransferase family protein: MSEFLMPSLGADMKSAILMQWKVKVGDRVTKGQVIAEIETSKGVIEIEVFQDGIIEKILVEPETECNVGTPLALIRSDEENITVSSVTAAQAQTEAIPLAPLEKATPDRYQDTTPPQRIKASPAARKKARQLGLDLADLAKTSEGEIHLSQIESVAKTELKTPSADKMRQAIASAMSLSNAEIPHYYLSASVNMSPALSWLEEINKNLTIKARILPAAMIIRAVVLALEAVPELNGYWQEGYHQVCKEIHPGIAIALRKKGVITPALLGAKDMNLSRTMQALDDLIMRTRAGKLRGAELTQQSITITNLGDLGVENVYGVIYPPQVALIGLGKIIDTPWVQENKVIVQKVMKATLAGDHRATDGRTGALFLDKFNRILQNPKELL; encoded by the coding sequence ATGAGCGAATTTCTAATGCCCAGCCTTGGCGCAGATATGAAATCTGCCATATTAATGCAGTGGAAGGTCAAGGTCGGCGATAGAGTGACAAAAGGCCAGGTGATAGCCGAAATAGAGACAAGCAAGGGTGTCATTGAGATCGAGGTTTTCCAGGACGGTATCATTGAAAAGATTTTGGTTGAACCTGAAACCGAGTGCAACGTAGGCACGCCTCTTGCGTTAATACGCTCAGACGAAGAAAATATAACCGTATCGTCAGTAACTGCTGCGCAAGCGCAGACTGAAGCAATTCCTTTAGCTCCTTTAGAAAAAGCCACGCCGGACCGATATCAAGATACAACACCGCCTCAGCGTATCAAAGCCTCACCTGCTGCACGTAAAAAAGCACGTCAGCTTGGTCTTGATCTGGCTGATCTTGCAAAAACAAGTGAAGGAGAAATACACTTAAGCCAGATAGAATCAGTTGCCAAAACCGAATTGAAAACGCCCTCAGCAGATAAAATGCGCCAGGCTATAGCATCTGCTATGAGTCTTTCCAATGCCGAGATTCCACACTATTACCTTTCTGCTTCGGTCAATATGAGTCCTGCCCTGTCTTGGCTGGAAGAGATAAATAAAAATCTTACTATCAAGGCGCGTATTTTACCTGCAGCCATGATTATCCGTGCAGTCGTGCTGGCACTTGAAGCGGTACCTGAATTAAACGGTTACTGGCAAGAAGGTTATCATCAAGTTTGCAAAGAAATTCACCCCGGTATTGCCATTGCACTTCGTAAAAAAGGAGTGATCACGCCGGCTTTGCTCGGTGCAAAAGATATGAATTTGAGCCGGACCATGCAGGCACTGGATGATCTTATCATGCGCACAAGAGCCGGCAAGTTGCGCGGAGCAGAACTGACACAGCAGAGCATTACGATCACAAATCTGGGTGATCTTGGTGTGGAAAATGTCTATGGCGTCATCTATCCGCCTCAGGTTGCGCTTATAGGCTTGGGTAAAATTATCGATACGCCTTGGGTGCAGGAGAACAAAGTTATTGTACAAAAGGTCATGAAAGCTACGTTAGCCGGTGACCATAGAGCTACGGACGGCCGTACGGGGGCGCTTTTCCTTGATAAATTCAACCGCATTTTACAAAATCCCAAGGAGCTGCTATGA
- a CDS encoding alpha-ketoacid dehydrogenase subunit beta, with protein MKENNQTTYREAVREGIRNAMQKDDRVFLMGEDVGRYGGCFAVSKGLLEEFGKERIIDTPLCESAYTGAGIGAALNGMRPIVEIMTVNFSLLALDQIMNNAATLLHMSGGQFNVPLVIRMSTGGGKQLAAQHSHSLEGWYAHIPGLKVLTPATVQDAYSMIESALNDPDPVLIFENSLLYNSQGTLDTNAKPLPIKKAVVKRPGKDLTILAYGINLFKALDAAKILEKEEIDAEVIDLRSLRPLDDETIMTSVKKTHRVMIVDEGWRSGSISAEIMARINEQAFFELDAPMGRVCSAEVPFPYAKHLEDAALPQPVKIVAMARQIMEEA; from the coding sequence ATGAAAGAGAATAACCAGACCACTTACCGGGAAGCTGTACGCGAAGGCATCAGAAATGCTATGCAAAAAGATGATAGGGTCTTTTTAATGGGAGAAGATGTAGGCCGTTACGGCGGATGTTTTGCCGTAAGCAAAGGTCTTTTGGAAGAGTTCGGCAAAGAGCGTATCATTGATACGCCCCTGTGCGAATCGGCATATACGGGCGCGGGTATCGGTGCGGCATTGAACGGGATGAGACCGATCGTAGAGATTATGACGGTAAATTTCAGCCTATTGGCCCTGGATCAAATCATGAACAACGCCGCAACACTGCTGCATATGTCAGGTGGGCAGTTCAACGTTCCTTTGGTTATCCGTATGTCAACAGGCGGCGGAAAGCAGCTTGCAGCCCAGCACTCCCACTCTCTGGAAGGCTGGTATGCGCATATCCCGGGGCTCAAAGTCCTGACGCCTGCAACGGTACAAGATGCCTACAGTATGATAGAATCGGCACTTAACGATCCTGACCCGGTACTTATCTTTGAGAACTCACTGCTTTATAACTCCCAGGGAACTCTTGATACAAATGCCAAGCCTCTGCCCATCAAAAAAGCAGTTGTCAAACGCCCGGGCAAAGACCTGACGATCCTTGCATACGGGATCAATCTTTTCAAAGCATTGGATGCCGCAAAGATATTGGAAAAAGAAGAGATCGATGCCGAAGTGATAGACCTTCGCTCGTTGCGACCCCTTGATGATGAAACGATCATGACTTCCGTAAAGAAGACACACCGCGTAATGATCGTCGATGAAGGATGGAGATCAGGCAGCATTTCTGCCGAGATCATGGCGCGTATCAACGAGCAGGCTTTTTTTGAACTTGATGCACCGATGGGAAGGGTCTGCAGCGCTGAAGTTCCATTTCCTTATGCCAAACATTTAGAAGATGCCGCACTCCCCCAACCTGTAAAAATAGTCGCCATGGCAAGGCAGATCATGGAGGAAGCATGA
- the pdhA gene encoding pyruvate dehydrogenase (acetyl-transferring) E1 component subunit alpha has translation MDIKLAKKFYSQMLLIRRFEEKCIELYSSEKIRGFLHLYIGEEAIAVGVMHALSAEDAVIATYREHGHALARGISAKSIMAEMYGKVEGCAGGRGGSMHIFDAKRRFYGGNAIVGGGLPLAVGMALADKMMKRDRVTACFFGDGAVAEGEFHESLNLASLWQLPVLFICENNYYAMGTALEFSESEVNLSKKAASYRINSFQVDGMDVTQVAESAKNAVEDIKSGKGPVFLECLTYRFRAHSMFDAELYRKKTEVNEWKDKGPLVTFKKNLEERGLWSKINAQEIEDEITKTIDDAVTFAENGTLEPISDLEKFVYSPEEVQ, from the coding sequence ATGGATATAAAATTAGCCAAAAAATTTTATTCTCAAATGCTTTTGATACGACGTTTTGAGGAAAAATGTATCGAGCTCTACAGCAGCGAAAAGATCAGGGGCTTTTTGCATCTATATATCGGGGAAGAAGCGATTGCCGTAGGCGTAATGCATGCTTTGTCTGCCGAAGATGCCGTGATCGCAACTTACAGGGAACACGGGCATGCATTGGCTCGGGGAATATCAGCTAAAAGCATCATGGCTGAAATGTACGGAAAAGTAGAAGGTTGTGCCGGAGGGCGCGGCGGCTCTATGCATATTTTTGATGCAAAGCGCAGATTTTACGGCGGCAATGCCATTGTAGGCGGAGGCCTGCCTTTAGCCGTTGGTATGGCGCTTGCGGATAAAATGATGAAACGCGACCGGGTAACAGCCTGCTTCTTTGGAGACGGTGCCGTAGCAGAGGGTGAATTCCACGAATCTCTAAATCTGGCATCATTGTGGCAGTTACCGGTTCTTTTCATATGCGAAAACAACTATTACGCGATGGGTACCGCTTTGGAATTCTCCGAGTCGGAAGTCAATCTTTCCAAAAAAGCGGCAAGCTACCGTATAAATTCTTTTCAGGTTGACGGGATGGATGTGACACAGGTCGCCGAGTCTGCAAAAAATGCCGTTGAAGATATCAAATCAGGCAAAGGGCCCGTGTTTCTTGAATGTCTCACATACCGTTTTAGAGCACATTCAATGTTTGATGCAGAACTTTACCGTAAAAAAACAGAAGTCAATGAGTGGAAAGATAAAGGACCGCTGGTAACTTTTAAGAAAAACCTTGAAGAGAGAGGGTTATGGTCAAAAATCAACGCGCAAGAGATCGAAGATGAGATCACAAAGACCATTGATGACGCCGTGACGTTTGCAGAAAATGGAACACTGGAACCAATCAGCGATCTTGAAAAATTTGTCTATTCACCGGAGGAAGTACAATGA
- the acsA gene encoding acetate--CoA ligase, producing MEKNWIEKNISDLKVTPNLIDYEKEKKSFEWEKIGEQFEGLPCGGLNIAHEAIDRHANSKLANKTALVWLGQNSQKQEFSFAKMKKETAKFANILRSLGLAKGERIFTLSPRVPELYIAAIGILKNRNVICPLFSQFGPEPILQRMLRGDAKALLTTKKLFEKKILPIMDQLPDLQYILVIDEQYDQSEKILSLPRLLKEASDEFEIEPTDPEDMSILHFTSGTTGMPKGVVHVHKALYTHWMSGKYVLDLHLDDVFWCTADPGWVTGTSYGIIAPWLHGVTNIADEAEFNAQRWYSILQDEKVTVWYTAPTAIRRLMRIESEPTLEYDLSKLRLIQSVGEPLNPEAVLWGLEKLKMPIHDNWWQTETGGIMISNLISQTVKPGSMGRPLPGIEASIIKVEDDGSVTEIIEPGAEGDLALKPGWPSMFRAYLHNEEKYNKCFKGGRYISGDLAYKDEDGYFWFVGRADDIIKTSGHMVGPFEVESALMEHPAVAEVGVIGKPDPIIGQLVKAFVSLKAGVEANEDLKRELIGFGRKKLGAAVAPKEIEFKENLPKTRSGKIMRRLIKARELGLAEGDTSTLEQ from the coding sequence ATGGAAAAGAATTGGATCGAAAAAAATATATCTGATCTTAAAGTTACCCCGAACCTGATCGACTATGAAAAAGAGAAAAAATCTTTTGAATGGGAAAAAATAGGCGAACAATTTGAAGGACTGCCCTGCGGAGGGCTCAATATCGCCCATGAAGCCATAGACCGCCATGCCAACTCAAAACTGGCAAATAAAACCGCTTTGGTGTGGCTTGGCCAAAACAGCCAAAAGCAAGAGTTTAGCTTTGCTAAAATGAAAAAAGAGACGGCTAAATTCGCCAATATCCTAAGATCGCTCGGACTTGCAAAGGGCGAAAGAATATTTACCCTCTCGCCAAGAGTACCCGAGCTCTACATTGCAGCAATAGGAATCTTAAAAAACCGAAATGTGATCTGCCCTCTTTTTTCACAATTCGGACCCGAGCCTATTTTACAGCGGATGCTCCGCGGTGATGCAAAAGCACTTCTGACCACAAAGAAACTCTTTGAAAAAAAGATACTTCCTATTATGGATCAGCTTCCCGATCTTCAATATATATTAGTAATAGATGAGCAATATGACCAAAGTGAAAAAATTCTTTCACTGCCTCGCCTTTTAAAAGAGGCTTCCGATGAGTTTGAGATCGAGCCCACCGATCCCGAGGATATGTCTATACTTCATTTTACCAGCGGAACCACAGGAATGCCAAAAGGAGTCGTTCATGTTCACAAGGCGCTTTATACCCACTGGATGAGTGGAAAATATGTATTGGACCTGCATTTAGATGATGTTTTCTGGTGCACGGCCGATCCGGGCTGGGTGACCGGAACGTCATACGGCATCATTGCCCCGTGGCTGCATGGGGTAACGAATATTGCCGATGAAGCAGAGTTCAATGCCCAAAGATGGTATAGCATTTTACAAGATGAAAAAGTTACCGTATGGTACACGGCTCCGACTGCGATCAGGCGTCTGATGAGGATCGAATCCGAACCGACACTTGAATACGATCTTTCAAAGCTGCGCCTGATTCAAAGCGTAGGCGAACCGTTAAATCCAGAAGCCGTACTGTGGGGCCTGGAAAAACTTAAAATGCCGATTCATGATAACTGGTGGCAGACCGAAACAGGCGGTATCATGATCTCAAACCTGATATCACAAACAGTTAAACCAGGATCAATGGGCAGGCCTCTTCCGGGCATTGAAGCGTCGATAATAAAAGTAGAAGATGATGGCAGTGTAACGGAAATAATTGAACCCGGAGCCGAGGGAGACCTGGCCTTAAAACCGGGATGGCCCTCAATGTTCAGGGCATATCTTCATAATGAGGAAAAATATAACAAATGCTTTAAAGGCGGCCGGTATATTTCAGGTGACCTGGCCTATAAAGATGAGGATGGCTACTTCTGGTTTGTCGGGCGTGCCGATGATATCATAAAAACGTCAGGGCATATGGTAGGACCTTTTGAAGTAGAAAGTGCATTGATGGAACACCCCGCAGTTGCGGAAGTCGGCGTTATCGGAAAACCCGACCCCATAATCGGCCAGCTGGTTAAGGCTTTTGTTTCTCTAAAAGCCGGTGTTGAAGCAAACGAAGATCTCAAACGCGAATTGATAGGCTTTGGACGTAAAAAACTTGGCGCTGCCGTTGCACCCAAAGAGATCGAGTTTAAGGAAAATCTGCCAAAAACACGCAGCGGCAAAATCATGCGCAGGCTGATAAAGGCAAGAGAGCTTGGCTTGGCCGAGGGGGACACCTCGACCTTAGAACAATAA